The Acinonyx jubatus isolate Ajub_Pintada_27869175 chromosome D1, VMU_Ajub_asm_v1.0, whole genome shotgun sequence genome includes a window with the following:
- the SNX32 gene encoding sorting nexin-32 isoform X6 yields MEGRQEAGKENKPSSISVDPQGDSSLQVEISDAVSERDKVKFTVQTKSCLPHFAQTEFSVVRQHEEFIWLHDAYVENEEYAGLIIPPAPPRPDFEASREKLQKLGEGDSSITREEFAKMKQELEAEYLAIFKKTVAMHEVFLQRLAAHPTLRRDHNFFVFLEYGQDLSVRGKNRKELLGGFLRNIVKSADEALITSMSGLKEVDDFFEHERTFLLEYHTRIRDACLRADRVMQSHKCLADDYIPISAALSSLGTQEVNQLKTSFFKLAELFERLRKLEGRVASDEDLKLSDMLRYYMRDSQAAKDLLYRRLRALADYENANKALDKARTRNREVRTAESNQQLCCRRFERLSDSAKQELMDFKSRRVSSFRKNLIELAELELKHAKVSPPASVPSCCPSTPRPLDSYQMLASMCQEGGGP; encoded by the exons CCCTCCTCCATATCAGTGGACCCGCAGGGAGACAGCTCCTTACAGGTGGAGATCTCTGATGCAGTGAGTGAGCGGGACAAGGTGAAATTCACTGTTCAAACCAAG AGCTGCCTCCCTCACTTCGCCCAAACGGAATTCTCAGTTGTGCGGCAGCACGAGGAGTTCATCTGGCTCCACGATGCCTACGTGGAAAATGAGGAGTACGCCGGCCTCATT atccccccagcccctccaagACCAGACTTTGAGGCTTCGAGAGAAAAGCTGCAGAAGTTGGGCGAGGGGGACAGCTCCATCACGCGGGAAGAGTTTGCCAAAATGAAGCAGGAGCTGGAAGC GGAGTACCTGGCAATCTTCAAGAAGACAGTTGCAATGCATGAGGTCTTTCTGCAACGCCTGGCGGCCCACCCCACCCTGCGTCGAGACCAcaacttctttgtctttttggaaTATGGCCAGGAT CTCAGTGTCCgaggaaagaacaggaaggagCTCCTTGGGGGATTTCTGAGGAATATTGTGAAGTCTGCAGATGAAGCCCTCATCACCAGCATGTCAGGGCTCAAG GAGGTGGATGACTTCTTTGAGCATGAGAGGACCTTCCTGCTGGAGTACCACACCCGGATCCGGGATGCCTGCCTGCGGGCAGACCGTGTCATGCAGTCCCACAAGT GCCTGGCAGATGATTATATCCCTATCTCTGCTGCACTGAGCAGTCTGGGAACACAGGAAGTCAACCAGCTAAAGAC GAGCTTCTTCAAATTGGCAGAACTCTTTGAACGACTAAGG AAGCTGGAAGGCCGAGTGGCCTCTGACGAGGACCTCAAGCTGTCAGACATGCTGAGATACTACATGCGAGACTCACAGGCGGCCAAG GACCTGCTGTACCGGCGGCTGCGGGCACTGGCCGACTACGAGAACGCCAACAAGGCACTGGACAAGGCACGTACTAGGAACCGGGAGGTGCGGACCGCGGAGAGCAACCAGCAACTGTGCTGCCGACGCTTCGAACGCCTCTCTGACTCAGCCAAGCAGG agctcATGGATTTCAAGTCCCGCCGTGTGTCCTCCTTCCGTAAGAACCTCATCGAGTTGGCAGAGCTGGAGCTCAAACACGCTAAGGTGAGCCCTCCAGCCTCCGTGCCGTCTTGCTGTCCCTCCACTCCCAGACCTCTAGATTCTTACCAAATGCTTGCAAGTATGTGTCAAGAGGGAGGTGGACCTTGA